In a single window of the Manis pentadactyla isolate mManPen7 chromosome 15 unlocalized genomic scaffold, mManPen7.hap1 SUPER_15_unloc_1, whole genome shotgun sequence genome:
- the LOC118920165 gene encoding zinc finger protein 606 isoform X2 has protein sequence MLETFGHLLSVGNQIAKPEVISLLEQGEKPWSVERAFPQNPCPEWMRNLEGKTLIPAQSIFEEEQSHSMKLKRYIWDDPWFSRLEVLGCKDQLEMYHMNQSTAMRQMVFMQKQVLSQRSSEFCELGAQCSQSLTFVPTQRVSQVEHSYKPDANAESWRCNSAIMYADKITCENNDYDKAFYQSIQPVHPERIQPGDNLFKCTDTVKSFNHILHIGDHKGIHTGEKVYEYEECHQIFNQSPSFNEHPRLHIGEKQYDYKEYENIFYFSSFMEHQKIGTVEKAYKYNEWEKVFGYDSFLTQHTGTYTAEKPFEYNECGTSFIWSSYLIQHKKTHTGEKPYECDKCGKVFRNRSALTKHERTHTGIKPYECNKCGKAFSWNSHLIVHKRVHTGEKPYVCNECGKSFNWNSHLIGHQRTHTGEKPFECTECGKSFSWSSHLIAHMRMHTGEKPFKCDECEKAFRDYSALSKHERTHSGAKPYKCTECGKSFSWSSHLIAHQRTHTGEKPYNCQECGKAFRERSALTKHEIIHSGIKPYECNKCGKSCSQMAHLVRHQRTHTGEKPYECNKCGKSFSQSCHLVAHRRIHTGEKPYKCNQCERSFNCSSHLIAHRRTHTGEKPYRCNECGKAFNESSSLIVHLRNHTGEKPYKCNHCEKAFCKNSSLIIHQRMHSGEKRFICSDCGKAFSGHSALLQHQKNHNEEKLCGLN, from the coding sequence aATGGATGAGAAATCTTGAAGGCAAAACACTGATCCCAGCACAGAGCATTTttgaggaagaacaatcccatagcATGAAGTTGAAAAGATACATATGGGATGATCCTTGGTTCTCCAGGTTAGAAGTTTTGGGATGCAAAGACCAGTTAGAAATGTACCACATGAACCAGAGTACAGCTATGAGGCAAATGGTCTTCATGCAAAAGCAAGTACTATCTCAGAGAAGCTCTGAATTCTGTGAACTTGGGGCACAATGTAGCCAGAGCTTAACTTTTGTTCCAACTCAGAGAGTTTCTCAAGTAGAACATTCCTATAAGCCAGATGCAAATGCTGAAAGTTGGAGATGTAACTCAGCCATAATGTATGCAGATAAGATTACCTGTGAAAATAATGATTATGACAAAGCCTTCTACCAGTCCATACAGCCTGTTCATCCTGAAAGGATACAACCTGGAGATAATCTTTTCAAATGTACTGATACTGTTAAATCTTTCAATCATATACTACATATTGGTGATCATAAGGGAATACATACAGGAGAAAAAGTCTATGAATATGAGGAATGTCATCAAATCTTTAACCAGAGCCCATCATTTAATGAACATCCAAGACTTCATATTGGAGAAAAACAGTATGATTACAAAGAATATGAGAATATCTTTTACTTCTCATCCTTTATGGAACATCAGAAAATTGGTACTGTAGAGAAAGCATATAAATACAATGAATGGGAGAAAGTCTTTGGGTATGACTCATTCCTCACTCAACATACAGGCACTTACACTGCAGAGAAACCCTTTGAATATAATGAATGTGGGACATCTTTCATTTGGAGTTCTTACCTTATCCAACATAAGAAaactcatactggagagaaaccctatgaatgtgaTAAATGTGGAAAAGTTTTTAGGAATCGTTCAGCCCTTACTAAACATGAACGCACTCACACTGGAAtaaaaccctatgaatgtaataaatgtggaaaagccttcagctggAATTCTCATCTTATTGTACATAAGAGAGTACATACAGGGGAGAAACCTTATGTatgtaatgaatgtgggaaaTCTTTCAACTGGAACTCCCATCTAATTGGGCATCAGAGAACTCATACTGGGGAGAAACCTTTTGAATGCACTGAATGTGGGAAATCGTTCAGCTGGAGCTCCCATCTTATTGCCCATATGAGAATGCATACTGGAGAGAAGCCCTTTAAATGTGATGAATGTGAAAAAGCTTTTAGAGATTACTCAGCCCTTAGTAAACATGAAAGAACTCACTCTGGAGCAAAACCATATAAATGTACTGAATGTGGAAAATCCTTCAGCTGGAGCTCTCATCTAATTGCTCATCAGAGAACtcacacaggagagaaaccctataaCTGTCAGGAATGTGGCAAAGCATTCAGGGAACGCTCAGCCCTTACTAAACATGAAATAATTCATTCTGGAATTAAGCCCTATGAATGTAATAAATGTGGAAAATCCTGCAGTCAGATGGCTCATCTTGTTAGACATCAAAGGACTCATACTGGAGAAAAGCCTTACGAATGCAATAAGTGTGGGAAATCCTTCAGCCAGAGCTGTCATCTTGTTGCTCATCGGAGAATTCACACTGGTGAGAAACCCTATAAATGTAATCAATGTGAAAGATCCTTTAACTGTAGCTCTCACCTTATTGCACACCGGAGaactcatactggagagaaaccatatagatgtaatgaatgtgggaaaGCATTTAATGAGAGTTCTTCCCTTATTGTACATCTGAGAAACCATACTGGAGAAAAACCCTACAAATGTAACCATTGTGAGAAAGCTTTCTGTAAGAACTCTTCTCTTATTATTCATCAGAGAATGCATAGTGGAGAGAAACGCTTTATATGCAGTGACTGTGGGAAAGCCTTTAGTGGTCACTCGGCCCTACTTCAACACCAGAAAAACCATAATGAAGAGAAACTCTGTGGATTGAATTGA